A stretch of the Ptiloglossa arizonensis isolate GNS036 chromosome 1, iyPtiAriz1_principal, whole genome shotgun sequence genome encodes the following:
- the Vir gene encoding VIR_N domain-containing protein: MDNTELLFFDTFSHDISEELNLDLVQFPKPVYISEVRIIPLGARVQADFPGGVRLGATNPSQFDIEFFVNDLSKPGASTFESLGELDYKQNIHIQLECERKQIPTDGLVLRGWYTTITLAVYGTLTKSLNNPQEVISSAAGSAACASGLEEVTENTTQISEQQSEWYYENQAQTNSSETCVAATPPPPIQPIQTVESSRNSSDTGKTDVGHWEEDGTNGTLKSVKRPSSPPSESLVSLSPESISAEEEEGEQDGGDQETGEPFEPILSDEDIMADDIPSTTEYECENVQLDDIYSLTPPDLLELEKSVNIIEEYANNNEMLDKIHEIFQSLSKSVLHFNNASGQEKETFVHNCESLCAILSPFYLNSTDFNDLTNIVNAGLDMDLARAQPQPAYKVRHVKVGVRLAEALCKLSQGPDILLKVDAPYKLLTLCMRENVALPVKLSALRTLDAALISPIIVQEFLKSKCNLYKNALMMLDTAKLARLKYALSSLLRKVHTYEFLDEMKELNEFAVTELTNTYICAPTLMAQPKRQLPAGAQMEFEREQNRNPRCHLIAYFDYHKLLYHILVALTSPKSDLNLIKATRRFLLRISDTKEGLLHLLKEPEVTKLILKALKYELPGAGSVLAWRLQVVQCLLRLKYQPSDWLALKKLHSFLIFPEGLQAIITVLPTGEFIDILIPHLSDPNLCEFSAEIISATIRYSDRIEIFQNRAAIILEKSRAQAVLKDVTSYMTTAAQSTHWNYGDVSQLVACIRKSADKAASLPGQLITACRILYYLVFPSNNDMDPMEPYIELKYRNALTQLFAADGLTALVAVMASISEFYEQPFLHRAALTGRRGLALVALLLPCVRLTRALLERLVKCMATDFKDLTAVVPLLGVYSLVEAIPPVRIVQTLSEEIVGTLLVFTQAVDSDGSGNVAKSLWTQMLGEVLKMVSLSPCNFRPGLKLLTRLLPPVLTLKETITEDAARVLGFRKLWSAHLQAQANNLIETLRLLCASWNTDLLLLLSKVCKQLSDLAAPTALLVGRCLLDGIIASTPLENNVLILALLSELARHAPMKATLLTLTSPASRAQVKSDQKYPPVIEMMCVVLKNTNNIRIQYELLDIFETLCDCTLSLMQEDANEPFEKRLTHSVPSKEPLLSILAALIDILATSTKFEPEILQSTLRILLSLSSHNYGLYHVKSCLENNPDALRSLLEQISVLEDLEAQAIVDLTIMFLENLIASESQGRSLYLRIQQLASLISWDKNDHPLEKIKSAQELVEILKTAEDKEEKEPIPEMLEPLLPTPEALLNQFSQRCLGTPDLVLKRPKKFAFKSPSQAPNENTVDLLALAAELLPADFNLLTEAQSLCSKAPPDDATQPLQSKTQADDHETRDIQKQSTSPVSKVKQPFVTPMRGRTQFTNSLRGGPVVGGVGRGADPFRSRPPNTSRPPSLHVDDFVALETCGAQPTGPTGYNKLSIRGTCPSRAINAGTRSRPWTQETRTPYLR, translated from the exons ATGGATAACACAGAATTATTATTCTTTGACACATTTTCACACGACATTTCAGAA GAACTTAATTTAGATTTAGTCCAGTTTCCAAAACCTGTTTATATTAGCGAAGTTAGGATTATTCCATTAGGTGCTAGGGTACAAGCAGATTTTCCTGGAGGTGTTCGTTTAGG AGCAACAAATCCATCTCAATTTGACATTGAATTTTTTGTAAATGATTTAAGTAAACCTGGCGCATCTACATTTGAATCTCTTGGGGAACTAGattataaacaaaatattcatatTCAATTAGAATGTGAGAGAAAACAAATTCCCACAGATGGGTTGGTATTGAGAGGATGGTATACTACCATCACTTTGGCCGTCTATGGAACATTGACAAAATCTTTGAATAATCCACAAGAAGTTATTAGTTCAGCTGCTGGGTCTGCAGCTTGTGCAAGTGGATTAGAAGAAGTTACAGAAAATACTACTCAAATTTCTGAACAACAATCTGAGTGGTATTATGAAAATCAAGCACAGACAAATTCAAGT GAAACATGTGTAGCAGCAACACCACCACCTCCTATACAACCGATTCAAACAGTAGAATCGTCCAGAAATTCATCAGATACTGGAAAAACAGATGTAGGACATTGGGAAGAAGATGGTACAAATGGTACTTTAAAATCTGTGAAACGTCCTTCCTCACCACCTTCTGAATCTTTGGTATCTTTAAGTCCTGAATCAATATCggctgaagaagaagaaggtgaacaAGATGGTGGTGACCAAGAAACAGGAGAGCCATTTGAACCTATATTATCCGATGAAGATATAATGGCAGATGATATACCATCTACTACAGAATATGAATGTGAAAATGTGCAATTAGATGACATTTATTCGTTAACTCCACCTGATTTATTGGAACTAGAAAAATCAGTGAATATCATTGAAGAATATGCTAATAACAATGAAATGTTGGATAAGATACATGAAATATTTCAATCTTTATCAAAATCAGTTTTGCATTTTAATAATGCATCAGGTCAAGAGAAAGAGACATTTGTTCATAATTGTGAATCTTTATGCGCAATACTTAGCcctttttatttaaatagcACAGATTTTAATGACTTGACTAATATTGTGAATGCAGGTTTAGATATGGATCTTGCTCGTGCTCAACCTCAGCCAGCTTATAAAGTTCGTCATGTCAAAGTTGGTGTACGATTAGCAGAAGCTTTATGTAAACTTTCACAAGGTCCAGATATATTGTTAAAAGTAGATGCTCCttataaattattaacattgtgcaTGCGGGAAAACGTGGCACTTCCTGTGAAACTTTCTGCTCTTCGTACATTAGATGCTGCATTGATAAGTCCCATAATCGTTCAAGAGTTTCTGAAgtcaaaatgtaatttatataaaaatgctTTAATGATGTTAGACACAGCTAAGTTAGCAAGATTAAAATATGCTTTAAGCTCGTTGTTACGAAAAGTACATACTTATGAATTTCTTGACGAAATGAAGGAACTCAATGAATTCGCTGTAACTGAATTGACAAATACGTACATATGTGCACCGACACTAATGGCTCAACCAAAACGTCAGCTTCCAGCTGGAGCACAAATGGAATTTGAACGAGAGCAAAATCGAAATCCTCGATGTCATCTAATAGCATACTTTGACTATCATAAACTTTTATATCACATTCTTGTGGCACTTACTTCCCCAAAGTCAgatttgaatttaattaaagcTACTCGACGTTTTCTTCTACGTATTTCTGATACAAAAGAAGGATTACTACATTTACTGAAAGAGCCAGAAGTTaccaaattaattttaaaagctTTAAAATACGAATTACCTGGTGCAGGATCAGTTTTGGCTTGGCGACTTCAAGTTGTACAGTGTTTATTACGTTTAAAATATCAACCTTCTGATTGGTTAGCCTTAAAGAAACTacattcttttttaatatttcctgaAGGTTTACAAGCTATAATAACAGTGCTTCCAACAGGGGAATTTATTGACATTTTAATCCCCCATCTTTCAGATCCAAATCTTTGCGAATTCTCTGCAGAGATTATATCAGCAACCATTCGTTATTCTGatcgaatagaaatatttcaaaatcgtGCTGCAATTATTTTAGAAAAGTCGCGAGCTCAAGCTGTCCTAAAAGATGTTACATCATATATGACAACAGCAGCACAATCTACTCATTGGAATTATGGAGATGTTTCTCAGCTTGTTGCATGTATTAGGAAGAGTGCAGATAAAGCAGCCTCTCTTCCAGGACAATTAATTACAGCTTGTAGAATTTTATATTACCTTGTTTTTCCTTCAAATAATGATATGGATCCAATGGAGCCTTATATTGAATTAAAGTATAGAAATGCATTGACTCAGTTATTTGCTGCTGATGGTTTAACAGCTCTTGTTGCAGTTATGGCAAGTATTTCAGAATTTTATGAACAGCCATTTTTGCATCGTGCAGCTTTAACAGGTCGGAGGGGCTTAGCATTAGTTGCATTACTTCTTCCATGTGTAAGATTAACAAGGGCATTGCTGGAACGCCTTGTGAAATGTATGGCAACAGATTTTAAAGATTTGACAGCTGTGGTACCACTTCTTGGTGTTTATTCATTGGTTGAAGCCATTCCTCCTGTTCGAATTGTTCAAACATTATCTGAAGAAATAGTAGGCACACTTTTAGTATTCACACAAGCTGTGGATTCGGATGGATCAGGAAATGTAGCAAAATCATTGTGGACACAAATGTTAGGTGAAGTTCTCAAAATGGTTTCCCTAAGTCCGTGTAACTTTAGACCTGGTTTAAAACTTCTAACAAGATTATTACCACCTGTTTTGACTTTGAAAGAAACGATAACTGAAGATGCTGCTCGTGTTCTAGGCTTTAGAAAATTATGGTCTGCTCATTTACAGGCTCAAGCTAATAATTTAATTGAAACATTACGTTTACTTTGTGCCAGTTGGAATACAGAtttacttcttcttctttcaaaaGTATGTAAACAATTAAGTGATTTGGCAGCACCTACAGCATTACTCGTGGGTAGATgtttattagatggaataatagcTTCGACTCCTCTCGAGAATAATGTTTTAATTCTTGCACTACTTAGTGAGCTTGCAAGACATGCACCTATGAAAGCTACTTTGTTAACTTTAACTAGCCCCGCATCTAGAGCACAAGTGAAATCTGATCAAAAGTATCCACCTGTTATTGAGATGATGTGTGTAGtacttaaaaatacaaataatattcgGATACAGTATGAACTTCTTGATATTTTTGAAACATTATGTGATTGTACACTGAGTCTTATGCAAGAAGATGCAAATGAACCATTTGAGAAAAGGCTCACACATTCGGTACCAAGTAAGGAACCACTCCTATCTATTTTGGCTGCACTCATTGACATATTAGCAACTAGTACAAAATTTGAACCTGAGATACTACAAAGTACACTTCGTATACTTCTGTCTCTTAGCAGTCATAATTATGGTTTATATCATGTAAAAAGTTGTTTGGAAAATAATCCTGACGCATTACGATCGTTATTAGAACAAATTTCTGTATTAGAAGATCTTGAGGCTCAAGCTATTGTAGATTTAACTATAatgtttttagaaaatttaattgcatctgaatcacAGGGAAGATCTTTGTATCTACGTATACAGCAACTTGCATCTCTAATATCATGGGATAAAAATGATCATCCCCTGGAAAAGATAAAAAGTGCACAAGAACTAgtagaaattttgaaaactgctgaagataaagaagaaaaagagccTATTCCAGAAATGTTAGAACCGTTATTACCAACTCCAGAAGCTCTATTGAATCAATTTTCTCAGCGATGTTTGGGAACTCCAGATCTTGTTcttaaacgaccaaagaaatttGCATTTAAGTCACCCAGTCAAGCACCAAATGAAAATACAGTGGATTTGTTAGCTCTTGCAGCTGAATTGCTTCCTGCTGATTTTAATCTATTAACAGAAGCTCAAAGTTTGTGTTCAAAGGCACCTCCTGATGATGCTACTCAACCACTACAATCAAAAACACAAGCTGATGATCATGAAACTAGAGACATTCAAAAACAGTCAACATCTCCTGTTTCTAAAGTAAAACAACCATTTG TTACACCTATGCGAGGTAGGACGCAATTTACCAATTCTTTAAGGGGTGGTCCAGTAGTGGGAGGTGTAGGTAGAGGCGCAGATCCGTTCAGATCTAGACCACCAAACACCTCACGACCTCCATCTCTACACGTCGACGACTTCGTAGCGTTAGAAACATGTGGAGCACAACCAACAGGACCTACAGGTTATAATAAACTCAGTATCCGTGGAACCTGTCCTTCCCGAGCGATCAATGCAGGAACGAGAAGCAGACCTTGGACACAAGAAACACGAACTCCTTATCTccgttaa